A stretch of DNA from Microbacterium sp. LWS13-1.2:
CGGCCAGTCGGGCAGCATCTCGGCGAGCGGGATCGCGTGGGCTGCGGCATCCCGCAGCGTCTTGAGCACCGCCCCGCGCGCCTGCCGGTCGCTGCCTTCGTAGCGTGCCTGCTTGCGGCGGTCGTCGCCGGTGTCGGGATACCCTGCCGCGCGCCATGTGCAGCGGTCTCGTAACGGGCATGCGTCGCAGCGCGGAGTTCGGGCGGTGCAGATGACCGCTCCGAGCTCCATCGCCGCCGCGTTGACGACGGCCGCGGTGTCGAGCTCGTCGGGCAGGATCGCCGCCATGGTCTCGAGGTCGCGCCGCGAGGGCGGGCCGGGTTGCGACCTGCCCTCGATCGCGCGTGCCAGCACCCGCCGGGTGTTGGTGTCGACGACGGGATGCCGGTCGCCGTATGCGAAGACGGCGACGGCACGTGCGGTGTAGTCGCCGATGCCGGTCAACGCCAGAAGCTCGTCGACGTCACGCGGCACGATTCCGCCGTGGCGGTCGCGGATCTCGACGGCCGCGCGACGCAGCCACAGGGCGCGCCGCGGATAGCCGAGGTTCGCCCACTGCCGCACCGCGTCGGCGGGCGCAGCCGCGGCGAGGTCCGACGGCGTCGGCCACCGGGTGAGCCACGCTTCGAGATGCGGGATCACGCGGTTCACCGGCGTCTGCTGCAGCATGAACTCGCTCACCAGCACGCCCCACGCGCCGAACCCCGGCTGCCGCCACGGCAGATCCCGCGCGTTCTTCGTGTACCAGGCGACGAGGGGAGTCGCGAGGTCGGCCGGTGCCTCGAACTCGGGCGATGTCGCGAGGTCGGGCATGCGTTCCAGCGTAGGCGGCGGCACGGCCGGTGCGCGCGCGTCACGACCTCATCACAATCGCCGCGTCACGATGACGCGGGTCGGCTCCGCGACCGTAACGTGCAGGGACACGACACGAAGGAGCCTGTATGCGTCTGTCGGCATCTGCCGCCATGCTGCTCATCGCGGCAGTAGCGGTCACCGGTTGCGCGGGCCCGTCCGCCCCCACTGTGGAGCCGTCCGCATCGGTGCCGTCTGCCTCTCCGACGCCGACGCCGACGCCTGCCCACTCAGAGGATCCGAACGATCCCGCGACATGGGTGATCACCGAGGCGGGCATGGGGCCGATCGCGTTGGGGATGCCGTTCTCCGACGCGCTGACTCTCATGCCGTCAGGCACCACAAATGATCCGGAGCGCTGTGGCTGGCTGGCGTGGTGGCATGCGCCGGCCCAGGATTACAACGTCTACACCGCTGGGTCGGGGGACACATCCGACGTCGGCCCCGTCAACGTGGTCGCGTCGGAGGCGTGGGGGGATCCGACGGTCGCGCCCGGGCCTCGCACGGCAAGCGGAATCGGTGTCGGCTCGACGGTCGACGACGTCCGCGGGGAGTATCCCGATGCGGTCGAAGTGGCGGACTCGATCGACTCCTCCATCGTTCACCTCCAGGTCGGACGGATGTTTTTCACTTATCGAGAGGACCCGGTGATCCGCTCGGTGACCGTGACGACCATGGATGTACCGCCATACGAGCTCTGCGGGTGACAGGGGGCTAGCGCTGACAGGGCGCCAGCTCTCGCCGCCGTAGGCTGGGACCATGCGCCTTCCCGTCACGCCGACCACGACGCTGTGGCGCGAACTGCGCGACCGCGTCCGGCGCCGCAACGCCGGCGGCCGCATCATCGTCGCGGTCGACGGGCTGGACGGCGCCGGCAAGACGGTGTTCGCCGACGGGCTCGCAGAGGTGTTCGCCGAGACCGGCGACGCGGTGTTCCGAGCCGGCATCGACGGCTTCCACCGGCCCCGGAGCGAGCGCTACCTGCGCGGCCGCCGCAGCCCCGAGGGCTTCTACCGCGACTCCTTCGACTATGCGACCTTCCGGCGCGTGCTGATCGACCCGTTCCGCGACGGCGCGCAGACCGCGGGCACCACCGGCTTCCAGCTGGCGGCGTTCGACGTCGTCCGCGATGCTCCCGTCGAGTCGCAGTGGGTCACCGCGCCTCTGGATGCGGTGCTCGTGGTGGACGGCGTCTTCCTGCACCGGCCCGAGCTTCGAGACCTGTGGGACTGGTCGATCTGGCTCGACGTGCCGTTCGACGTGTCCTACGCGCGTATGGCGTTGCGAGATGGCTGCGACCCCGACCCCGATGCGCCCTCGAACGCCCGCTACCGGCAGGGGCAGGAGATCTACCTCCGCGAGGCGCGGCCGCGGGAGGCGGCATCGGTCATCGTCGACAACGTCGATCTCGCGCACCCCCGGATCGTCGGGCCCAGCTGATGGCGGCGCCCGGAATCCTGCTCGTCGACAAGCCCGGTGGCATCACCTCGCACGACGTCGTCGCACGGGCGCGCCGCGCACGGGGCACGCGCAAGATCGGCCACGCCGGAACGCTCGACCCGATGGCGACGGGCCTGCTCGTCCTCGGCGTCGAAGGCGCGACGCGGCTGCTCACGTTCATCGTCGGACTCGACAAGACCTACGAAGCCACGATCCGGCTGGGCGTCGCGACCGACACCGACGACGCGGAGGGGACGGTCGTCTCGGTGACGGATGCCGCATCCCTCGACTCCCAGGCCATCACGGCCGGCGTCGCGGCTCTCACCGGCCGGATCTCGCAGGTTCCCAGCACGTATTCGGCGATCAAGGTCGACGGGCGTCGTGCCTACGACCTCGCGCGCGCGGGAGAGGATGTGCAGCTCAAGGCGCGCGAGGTCACGGTGTCGCGGTTCGAGGTCCTCGCCGAGCGGCGCCGCTCGACAGGCTCGCAGGCCGCGATCACGGACGGAGGAACCGCGAGCGTGGACTCGGCGATGTCGGGCGTCATCGACCTCGACGTCGTCGTCGACTGCTCGAGCGGCACGTACATCCGCTCGCTCGCGCGTGACCTCGGCTCGGCGCTCGGCGTGGGCGGGCACCTCACGGCGCTGCGGCGCACGCGCATCGGCCCGTTCGACGTGGCCGGGGCGCCCGGCGTCGAGGACCTCGCCGACGCGACGATGGTCGACCCGGCGACCGCGGCAGGTGCGGTGCTCGGCCAGTTCGAGGTGACCGCCGACGAGGCGCGCGACCTCCGCCACGGCAAGCGGCTGATCGGGGCTGCCGGACGCCTTCACACGACACCGGCGGCGGCGATCGACCCCGACGGCGCCCTCGTCGGTGTCGTCGAGCGCCGGGGCGACGATGTCAAGAGCGCGATGAACATGCCCGAGGAGGCCGCCCGATGATCCTGTGGTTCACGATCGCGCAGGTCGTCGTCGCGGTCGCGGCAGGTCTCTTCTGCGTGATCGCCGGTCTCGCCGGCCGGCGGCCGAGCGACTGGACGGTCGGCGCTCTCGCCCTGGTCGAGCTCCTGCTCCTCGCGCAGGTCGTCATCGCGATCATCGCGCCGTTCGCGGGCAATCCGCCGTCGGGGAGCCTCCTGGAGTTCTGGGTCTACCTCATCTCCGCCGTGCTGCTGCCCGTCGCCGCCGTCGCGTGGGCGCTGCTCGAGCGCAGCCGTTGGAGCACGGTGATCATGGGCATCGCGGCGCTGTCCATCGCGGTCATGGTCTGGCGTATGCAGGTGATCTGGACCGTCCAGCTCGCCTGACGGCCGTCGCGCGTCGCCGCGGCCGCCGGCGCCGCGCCCCCGGAATGCCGTCGCGCGTCGTCGTGGCGGAACCGGTGCCCGCAGCACGAACTAAACTCGTCTGGTTATGTCGTCTTCCGTCCGCCCCCGCATGACCGGCATCGGCCGCGTGCTCGTGATCGTCTACGCGATCATGGCCCTCGGCGCCACCGGTCGGTCCTTCGTGCAGATCGTCGAGCGCTTCGACGAGGCGCCGCTCGCCTACACGCTCTCGGCGCTCTCGGCGCTCGTGTACATCGTCGCCACGCTGGCTCTGGTCTTCGCCGGCCGACGCGGGTGGTACATGGTGGCTTGGGTCGCGATCGTGTTCGAGCTCGTCGGCGTGCTGATCGTCGGCACGCTGAGCTTCGTGATGCCGGAGCTGTTCGCCCACCCGACCGTCTGGTCCTGGTTCGGCTCGGGCTACCTCTTCGTGCCCCTCGTGCTGCCGTTCCTCGGTCTCTGGTGGCTGGCGACGCATCGTCCTGTCGCGCAGCGCGCTGCGGCGGCACCTGCGGTGGTCTCGTCGTGATCGTCTTCCGGGACCCCCGCGACGTGCCCGCAGGCTTCGGGCCGTCCGTCGTCGCGATCGGCAAGTTCGACGGCGTGCACTCGGGCCACCGAGCCGTCATCGATCGGGCACAGGTGGATGCCGAAGCCTCAGGCTCGCGCGTCGTCGCCGTGACGTTCGACCGCAATCCGCTCGCGCTGCTGCGCCCCGAGCTGTGTCCTGACAGCCTGGTCGGCGTCGACCAGAAGCTGCGTCTCCTCGCCGATGCGGGAGTGGATGCGACGCTGATGCTCACGTTCGATCGCGCTCTCGCCGACCTCGGTGCCCGGGAGTTCGTCGAGCATGTGCTCGTCGGAGCGCTGGGCGTGCGGATCGTGATGGTCGGCGCCGACTTCCGCTTCGGTCGCGGCGGCGCGGGCAACCCCGAGCTGCTGCGCGAGCTCGGCGCCGAGTTCGGCTTCGAGGTGGACGTCGTCGACGACGTGCGTGCGATCGACGCCGGGCGGCGCGTGTCGTCGACGTGGGTGCGCGAGCTCCTGGACGCCGGAGACGTCGCCGGCGCGACCCGCCTGCTCGGACGCCCTCACGCCGTGCGCGGCGAGGTCGTGCACGGGCTCAAGCGCGGACGTCAGCTCGGCTTCCCGACGGCGAATCTGTCGCCGGGCCTCGAGGGGTTCGTCCCCGCCGAGGGCGTGTACGCCGGCTGGCTGGTCGACGAGGGGATGCCGCAGGACGGCGCATCCGCGCCGCGCAGCAGCGTGCGCTATCCGGCGGCGATCAGCATCGGCACGAACCCGACGTTCGACGACATCGACGTGCGTCAGGTCGAGGCATATGTGCTCGACGAGACGGACCTCGACCTGTACGGACACGTCGTCGAGATCGAGTTCGTCTCGCGGATCCGCGGTATGGTCGCGTTCGAGGGGGTCGACGCCCTCATCGCCCAGATGTCCGACGACATCGTTCGGGTTCGGCGGGAGCTCAGCTGACCCGCTGGGTGGCGGCATCCTTCGCCCGTTGCGGCCAGCCATAGACCGGCGTACGTGGTCGGCCTACGATCGAGGCGTGCACGCGCTGGTCCTCATGGCCGCCGACGCAGCGGCCTCCGACTCCCCGAACCTGTGGGGTGCCCTCGGGTGCGCGGTCGCGTTCTCGGCCTCGCTGCTGGCGACGCTCGACGCGTTCGCCGACCTGATCCTCGCGCGTGGCGGCTCACCCGCCGGCCGGCTCACCCCGGGTATCGGGATGAAGTTCGCCTCCAAGCTGATCGCCGCGGCGATCGCGGTCGTGTCGGCGGCGATCGTCCTCGTGCTCGACGACAACTGGTTCGCGTTCACGACTCTGTCCATCGCCTTCGTCGTGGTCGTCGGCATCGGGGTGGTCGTGCTGCTGCGGCAGGCGAAGACCAGCGTCGCCGACCCGGCGCGGCCGGGACCCGGCGGCTGAGATCGCCACCACGGCACAGATGCTCGCGACGTCCGGGCGAGCAGCGGTCGTGACGGTTTGCTCATCTGAGCAAACTCTGTGCAGATGTTGGTGACGACCGCGCGGGTGTGTCAGCCTGGAGGGGACGACGAAGGGAGGATCGTGGACGCCGTCGACGAACTTCTCTCGATCCGAGCCGCCGAGCTCTACTACGAGGAGAACCTCACGCAGGAGGAGATCGGCCGGAGCCTGCAGATCACCCGGTGGAAAGTGGGCCGCCTCCTGACGCAGGCCAAGGAGGAGGGTTTCGTCCGCATCGAGATCCTTCACTCGCGCGCACGGCGTCCGCAGCTCGAGCGTCGGCTCCGCGACGAGCGCGGCGTCTCAGCGGTCGTCGTCTCGCGCGCCGGCGTGCGCAACGAGGACGAGCTCCAGCAGCGCGTGGCACAGGCTGCCGCCGACTATCTCACCGCCCTGCGACCCAGCCCCCGTGTGCTCGGCGTCAGCTGGGGGCGCACGCTGTCCGACATCGCGCACCACCTCCGCGACGGCTGGTCCTCCGGCACCGACGTCGTGCAGATCAACGGCGGCGTCAGCATGAGCCAGCGGCCGGGCACAGCAGCCGCCACTGCGGTCAGCATCGCCCAGAAGGGCGGCGGTGCCGCGGCCCTGCTGCCCAGCCCCGCGATCCTCGAGCACCGCGCGACCAAGGAGGCCATCGAGGCGGACCGCATGGTCGCCCGCGTCCTCGAGACGGCGCGCTCCGCCGCCGCGTACCTCTTCAGCGCCGGTGCGGCAGATCACCGCTCGGTCCACGTCGACAGCGGGTATCTCACTCCGGCCGACATCGACCGCCTCGTCGCGGCCGGCGCCGTCGGCGATGTGCTCGGACGCTACATCGGCGCGGACGGCCGCGTCGTCGACCACGACCTGGACGCCCGCACGGTGGGTATCTCCCTCGACGAGCTCCGCGGCGCCGACGTCGCGATCGCCGTCATCGCGGGCGAAACCAAACGAGAGGTCGCCGCCGCAGTGGTCGCCTCAGGCCTGTGCTCGGTACTGGTCACCGACGAATCCACCGCACGCCACCTGCTCGATTCATGAGCAGCGCAGCGCGACTTCACTCCCATCCCACAGACGAAAGCCAGGTCAGGACATGTCAGGCACCTCCATCGTGACGCTCCCCGAGCGGGCCGTCGAGCTGCTCGGCGGGCAGCCGGACGACACCACCCTGCGGCGATATCTGCACGGCCTTCCCGGCGTCGACGCGGTCGGTCTCGAACAGCGTGCCGCCGGGCTGGGCACGCGATCCATCAAGACCACGTCGAAGGCGTGGGCGCTCGACAAGATCATCGAGCTGATCGACCTCACGACCCTCGAAGGCGCCGACACTCCCGGCAAGGTGCGCTCGCTGGTGGCGAAGGCACTGAATCCGGATGCCTCGGATCCGACGTGCCCGCGCGTGGCCGCGGTCTGCGTGTACGGCGACATGGTGCCGCATGCCGTCGAGGCGCTCGGGTCGGCCCACGGCGACCCCGACGAGGGCGGAGTGAGCGTCGCCGCCGTAGCCACCGCGTTCCCGAGCGGTCGGGCATCTCTCGACATCAAGCTCGCCGACACCGCCGAGGCGGTGGCGCACGGCGCCGACGAGATCGACATGGTGATCGACCGCGGTGCCTTCCTCGCCGGCCGCTACGGTCTCGTGTTCGACCAGATCGCGCGGGTGAAGCAGGCGTGCCGCCGCGAGGACGGCAGCTACGCGTCGCTCAAGGTGATCCTCGAGACGGGCGAGCTCAACACCTACGACAACATCAAGCGCGCGTCGTGGCTCGCGATCCTCGCGGGCGGCGACTTCATCAAGACGTCGACGGGCAAGGTGCAGCCCGCGGCGACGCTGCCGGTGACGCTGCTCATGCTCGAGGTCGTGCGCGACTGGCATCGGGCCACCGGTGAGAAGGTCGGCGTCAAGCCGGCCGGCGGCATCCGCACGTCCAAGGACGCCATCAAGTACCTCGTCACGGTCGCCGAGACCGTCGGCGAGGAGTGGCTGCAGCCGCACCTGTTCCGCTTCGGAGCGTCCAGCCTCCTCAACGACGTGCTGCTGCAGCGCCAGAAGCTGAAGACCGGCCACTACTCCGGTGCCGACTACGTGACCATCGACTGAGCCGGGAAGAAGACATGAGTTTCCTCGAATACGCGCCCGCCCCCGAGTCGCGGGCGATCCTGTCCCTCAAGCCCGAGTACGGGCTGTTCATCGACGGCGACTTCCGCGCCGGGTCCGGCGAGCCGTTCGCCACCATCTCGCCCGCCGACGAGAAGCACATCGCCACGATCGCCTCGGCGAGCGACGCGGATGTCGACGCCGCCGTCGCGGCCGCGCGCCGCGCCTACGACCGGACGTGGTCGAGGATGAGCGGGCGCGACCGCGGCAAGTACCTGTTCCGGATCGCCCGGCTCGTGCAGGAGCGCGCGCGGGAGCTCGCCGTCGCCGAGAGCCTCGACAACGGCAAGCCGATCAAGGAGAGCCGCGACGTCGATGTGCCGCTCGTCGCGGCGTGGTTCTTCTACTACGCTGGGTGGGCCGACAAGCTCGACTACGCGGGCCTCGGCGCCGACCCGCGATCCCTCGGTGTCGCCGGTCAGATCATCCCGTGGAACTTCCCGCTGCTCATGCTGGCGTGGAAGATCGCCCCGGCGCTCGCTGCCGGCAACACCGTGGTCCTGAAGCCCGCCGAGACCACGCCGCTGTCGGCGCTCATCTTCGCGGAGATCCTGCAGCAGGCCGATCTGCCGCCCGGCGTCGTGAACATCGTGACCGGCGCCGGCGCCACGGGTGCGGCGCTGGTGCGGCATCCCGACGTGAACAAGGTCGCCTTCACCGGTTCGACCCCCGTCGGGCGCGAGATCGCGAAGGCCGTCGCCGGCACCGACAAGAAGCTCACGCTCGAGCTCGGCGGCAAGGCGGCGAACATCGTGTTCGAGGACGCCCCCATCGACCAGGCGATCGAGGGCATCGTCAACGGCATCTTCTTCAACCAGGGACACGTCTGCTGCGCCGGCAGCCGCCTGCTGGTGCAGGAGTCGATCCACGACGAGGTCGTCGACCGGCTGAAGTCCCGCCTGTCGACGCTCCGCCTCGGCGACCCGCTCGACAAGAACACCGACATCGGAGCGATCAACTCGCGCGAGCAGCTCGATCGCATCCGCGAGCTCAGCAAGATCGGCGAGGACGAGGGCGCCGAGCGCTGGAGCGCGCCCTGCGTCATCCCCGAGAACGGGTTCTGGTTCGCGCCGACGATCTTCACGAACGTGCAGGCCAGCCATCGCATCGCCCGTGACGAGATCTTCGGACCGGTGCTGTCGGTGCTGACGTTCCGCACGCCCGCCGAGGCGATCGAGAAGGCCAACAACACCCCGTACGGTCTCTCGGCCGGCATCTGGACCGACAAGGGCTCGCGCATCCTCGCCGTCGCCGACCGCCTGCGGGCAGGCGTGGTGTGGGCGAACACCTTCAACCGGTTCGACCCGTCGTCGCCCTTCGGCGGCTACAAGGAGTCCGGCTACGGCCGCGAGGGGGGCCGCCACGGCCTCGCCGCGTATCTCAAGGGCGCGGCGAGCGTCGGCCCCCGGTCGTTGAGCGAGCCTGCGAGTCGAAACGCAGAGACGAAACGCGTACCCGCCCGTTCCAAGAAGGAGGTCTCCGCATGAGCAAGCGACTGACCGTGCCGAAGACGTACAAGCTCTACATCGGCGGTGCCTTCCCCCGCAGCGAATCCGGCCGCACCTACGAGGTCGCGACACCGAAGGGCGAGTTCCTCGCGAACGCGGCACTCGCGTCGCGCAAGGACGCGCGCGATGCCGTGGTCTCGGCCCGTGGCGCCGTCAAGGGATGGTCGGGGGCGACCGCCTACAACCGGGGCCAGGTGCTCTACCGGGTCGCCGAGATCCTCGAGGGCCGGCGCGCGCAGTTCGTGGACGAGATCGAGCAGCAGACGGGTGTCTCGGCATCCGTGGCCGCCGCCGAAGTCGACGAGTCGATCGACCGCTGGGTCTGGTACGCCGGCTGGTGCGACAAGTTCGCCCAGGTCGCCGGCAACGGCAACCCCGTGGCCGGACCGTACTTCAACATCTCGGTGCCCGAGCCGACCGGGGTCGTGGGCGTCGTCGCCCCGCAGGACACGGCGCTCGTGGGTCTCGTCTCGGCGATCGCGCCGGCGCTCGTGACGGGCAACGCGGTGGTCGTCGTCGCGTCGCAGCGGTATCCGCTGTCGGCGATCTCGCTGGCCGAGGTGCTGGCGACGAGCGACGTGCCCGGGGGAGTGGTCAACGTGCTGACCGGCTCGCCGGCCGAGATCGCACCGTGGCTGGCATCCCACCCTGACGTGCACGCGCTCGACCTCGTCGGCGCCGGCGACCTGGACTGGGTCGACCTGCAGATTGCCGCCGCCGACACCCTCACACGCGTGCTCCCTCCCGAGAACGGGACGGATGCCGCGGCCCCGAGCCTCGCGCGCATCACCGCGTTCACCGAGACGAAGACGGTGTGGCACCCCAAGAGCCTGGTCTGACACGAGCTTGAGAGCCTGACGGAGCGCCTCGAACCCACTGCGTGCGGAAGTTCGGGGCGTTTCGTCTCGCTCGTTCCGCGAGGGAGCGCCAGCATCCGAGACGAAATGCCTCGGACGCAGCGCATACCTCGGCTCGTCGCGCCGCTCCCTATTCGAGCGCGAGGCCGCCCCACTCGCCCGGGTGCGTGAGCTCGCCGTAGTGCACGTCCACGTCGTGCGCCGACACCGACGCGACGCACGCGAGCAGCGACAGCGTGGGGTAGCCGTACGGACGGTTGTCGCGGATGATCGCATCGTCGTCCGTGGGTGCGAGCTCGGCGGACCGCTCGAGCACCTCGACCCACGGCATCCACCAGCGTCCTTCGCCCGTGGGCTCCGCCGAGCGGAACTCGTCCAGCCACCGGGCGATGCGCGGCGTTGCGCCGTCGTCGACGTCGTCGTGGGCGATCATGTGCGTGCCGGGCGGGAGGTCGACCGTGCGCAGGGCCACGCCGTCCCACGTGAGCACGCGTGCGTGCGCGCCGTCGACCTCGACGAGATTGAAGCCGTGCGTCGCCGGTTTGCCCGCCGGAGAGCGGCCAGCGACGGATTCGAGCACGATGCCGCCCCGTGACACCAGCTCGGATTCCGGGCGCGAAGACTCGTCGGCGCGGTTGAGGAGCACGGCGAGCCGGCCCGCTTCCGGGTCGGCCGCCAGCCACGCGCCGCCGGCGCGGACGTCGCGCACCCCGACGACGCCGTCGTGAGGCTCTGGCCACCACCGGCCGAGCGGGTTCCACGGCCGATCCGGGTCCTCGTCGCGGATCGCGAGCACGCGTGTGGGCTCGTCGGCCGACGCCGGGACGCGGATCACAACGGTGCACATGCAGAGGGCTCCTCGGGGGTGTCGTCCGGCTGTGGGGCCGGGGAGTCGGGCGGGCGTGCCAAGATCGGAGGGTGTTCGTCGTAGTCGGGGTCACCGGTGGCATCGCCGCCTACAAGACCGTCCAGCTCGTGCGCCTGCTGGTCAAGGCGGGGCACGAGGTGCATGTCGTCCCCACGGACGACGCCCTCCGGTTCGTCGGGCTGCCGACGTGGGAGGCGATCAGCCGTCACCCCGTGACGACCTCCGTCCACGATGATGTCGCGCGGGTCCGTCACGTCTCGCTCGGCCAGGCGGCCGACGTCGTGATCGTGGCGCCCGCGACGGCGAACACCCTGGCGAAGATGACCGCGGGACTCGCGGACGACCTCCTGGGGACGACCCTACTCGCCACCACGGCACCGGTCGTCGTGGCGCCGGCGATGCACACCGAGATGTGGCGCCACCCCTCGACCGTCCACAACATGGCGACGCTGCGCGAGCGCGGCGTCATCGTGGTCGGCCCCGAGAGCGGCGAGCTGACCGGCGGCGACAGCGGGCCGGGACGGATGTCTGAGCCCGAGGCGATCCTCGACGCCGCGCTCGCCGCGGCCGGCGGCCGGCCCGCCGACCTCGACGGGCTCCGCGTCGTCGTGAGCGCCGGCGGCACCCGCGAGCCCATCGATCCGGTGCGCTACATCGGCAACCGCTCGAGCGGCCGCCAGGGCGTGGCCGTTGCGTTGGCCGCCGCCGACCGCGGCGCCGACGTGGTGCTCGTCGCCGCCCATGTCGACGACGGCGTGCTGGCCACGGCATCCGCTCTCCCTCGCGTGCGGGTGGTGCGCGCCGGAACCGCGGCAGAGCTCGGTGCCGCCGTCGACGCCGAGGCCGCCGCTGCCGACGTCATCGTGATGGCGGCGGCCGTCGCCGACTACCGCGTGGCCGAGGTGTCGCCGCTCAAGCGATCCAAGGACTCCGCGCCCGAGGGCGGCATCACCCTCGACCTCATCGAGAACGACGACATCCTGGCCGGGCTCGTCGGCCGCCGTCGCGGCGGCCAGACGATCGTCGGGTTCGCCGCCGAGACGCCGGGCGATGGCGAGACCCTGCTCGACCGCGGCCGCCGCAAAGCTGCTCGCAAGGGCACCGATCTGCTGGCCGTGAACGAGGTGGGCTGGGCGAAGGGGTTCGAGGCCCCCGACAACGCGGTCACGGTGATCGACGCCGACGGCGAGGTCGTCGCGGTGCGCCGGGGGAGCAAGGGCGACGTCGCCGAGGCGCTCTGGGACGCCGTCATCGCCGTGAGGCGAGCCAGCGCGAATCCTAAGTAACGAAACAGTAACGGCGCATGTAGAGTGTTCCGCACCACGTCGACGGCGACGTGGTGCACGAACCTCGGAGGACATGCCCGATGCCCTACTCCGCGGCTTCCGATCGCGCTCGTGACCGGATCCACGCCCTGTCCGTCATGTGTGTGCTCGCCATCGCGAGCGTCGTCATCGCCGTCCTCGGCGCGACCCCCGCACGCATCAGCTCGCGCGAGCTGATGGGGGATGAGAGGACGCCCGGCGCGCCCGCGTTCATCGCCAGCCATCGCGGCGGCGCCGCCACCGCCCCCGAGAACACGCTCCCCGCGATCACCGCCGCGCTCGCCGCCGGATTCGATTACGTCGAGGTCGACGTCGCACTCACCGCCGACCGCCATCCGGTGCTCATGCACGACAAGACGGTCGACC
This window harbors:
- a CDS encoding A/G-specific adenine glycosylase gives rise to the protein MPDLATSPEFEAPADLATPLVAWYTKNARDLPWRQPGFGAWGVLVSEFMLQQTPVNRVIPHLEAWLTRWPTPSDLAAAAPADAVRQWANLGYPRRALWLRRAAVEIRDRHGGIVPRDVDELLALTGIGDYTARAVAVFAYGDRHPVVDTNTRRVLARAIEGRSQPGPPSRRDLETMAAILPDELDTAAVVNAAAMELGAVICTARTPRCDACPLRDRCTWRAAGYPDTGDDRRKQARYEGSDRQARGAVLKTLRDAAAHAIPLAEMLPDWPDPLQRDRAIDSLIADGLAEASDGLLRLPL
- a CDS encoding uridine kinase; this translates as MRLPVTPTTTLWRELRDRVRRRNAGGRIIVAVDGLDGAGKTVFADGLAEVFAETGDAVFRAGIDGFHRPRSERYLRGRRSPEGFYRDSFDYATFRRVLIDPFRDGAQTAGTTGFQLAAFDVVRDAPVESQWVTAPLDAVLVVDGVFLHRPELRDLWDWSIWLDVPFDVSYARMALRDGCDPDPDAPSNARYRQGQEIYLREARPREAASVIVDNVDLAHPRIVGPS
- the truB gene encoding tRNA pseudouridine(55) synthase TruB; protein product: MAAPGILLVDKPGGITSHDVVARARRARGTRKIGHAGTLDPMATGLLVLGVEGATRLLTFIVGLDKTYEATIRLGVATDTDDAEGTVVSVTDAASLDSQAITAGVAALTGRISQVPSTYSAIKVDGRRAYDLARAGEDVQLKAREVTVSRFEVLAERRRSTGSQAAITDGGTASVDSAMSGVIDLDVVVDCSSGTYIRSLARDLGSALGVGGHLTALRRTRIGPFDVAGAPGVEDLADATMVDPATAAGAVLGQFEVTADEARDLRHGKRLIGAAGRLHTTPAAAIDPDGALVGVVERRGDDVKSAMNMPEEAAR
- a CDS encoding bifunctional riboflavin kinase/FAD synthetase, translated to MIVFRDPRDVPAGFGPSVVAIGKFDGVHSGHRAVIDRAQVDAEASGSRVVAVTFDRNPLALLRPELCPDSLVGVDQKLRLLADAGVDATLMLTFDRALADLGAREFVEHVLVGALGVRIVMVGADFRFGRGGAGNPELLRELGAEFGFEVDVVDDVRAIDAGRRVSSTWVRELLDAGDVAGATRLLGRPHAVRGEVVHGLKRGRQLGFPTANLSPGLEGFVPAEGVYAGWLVDEGMPQDGASAPRSSVRYPAAISIGTNPTFDDIDVRQVEAYVLDETDLDLYGHVVEIEFVSRIRGMVAFEGVDALIAQMSDDIVRVRRELS
- a CDS encoding sugar-binding domain-containing protein yields the protein MDAVDELLSIRAAELYYEENLTQEEIGRSLQITRWKVGRLLTQAKEEGFVRIEILHSRARRPQLERRLRDERGVSAVVVSRAGVRNEDELQQRVAQAAADYLTALRPSPRVLGVSWGRTLSDIAHHLRDGWSSGTDVVQINGGVSMSQRPGTAAATAVSIAQKGGGAAALLPSPAILEHRATKEAIEADRMVARVLETARSAAAYLFSAGAADHRSVHVDSGYLTPADIDRLVAAGAVGDVLGRYIGADGRVVDHDLDARTVGISLDELRGADVAIAVIAGETKREVAAAVVASGLCSVLVTDESTARHLLDS
- the deoC gene encoding deoxyribose-phosphate aldolase, with amino-acid sequence MSGTSIVTLPERAVELLGGQPDDTTLRRYLHGLPGVDAVGLEQRAAGLGTRSIKTTSKAWALDKIIELIDLTTLEGADTPGKVRSLVAKALNPDASDPTCPRVAAVCVYGDMVPHAVEALGSAHGDPDEGGVSVAAVATAFPSGRASLDIKLADTAEAVAHGADEIDMVIDRGAFLAGRYGLVFDQIARVKQACRREDGSYASLKVILETGELNTYDNIKRASWLAILAGGDFIKTSTGKVQPAATLPVTLLMLEVVRDWHRATGEKVGVKPAGGIRTSKDAIKYLVTVAETVGEEWLQPHLFRFGASSLLNDVLLQRQKLKTGHYSGADYVTID
- a CDS encoding aldehyde dehydrogenase family protein, whose protein sequence is MSFLEYAPAPESRAILSLKPEYGLFIDGDFRAGSGEPFATISPADEKHIATIASASDADVDAAVAAARRAYDRTWSRMSGRDRGKYLFRIARLVQERARELAVAESLDNGKPIKESRDVDVPLVAAWFFYYAGWADKLDYAGLGADPRSLGVAGQIIPWNFPLLMLAWKIAPALAAGNTVVLKPAETTPLSALIFAEILQQADLPPGVVNIVTGAGATGAALVRHPDVNKVAFTGSTPVGREIAKAVAGTDKKLTLELGGKAANIVFEDAPIDQAIEGIVNGIFFNQGHVCCAGSRLLVQESIHDEVVDRLKSRLSTLRLGDPLDKNTDIGAINSREQLDRIRELSKIGEDEGAERWSAPCVIPENGFWFAPTIFTNVQASHRIARDEIFGPVLSVLTFRTPAEAIEKANNTPYGLSAGIWTDKGSRILAVADRLRAGVVWANTFNRFDPSSPFGGYKESGYGREGGRHGLAAYLKGAASVGPRSLSEPASRNAETKRVPARSKKEVSA
- a CDS encoding aldehyde dehydrogenase family protein — protein: MSKRLTVPKTYKLYIGGAFPRSESGRTYEVATPKGEFLANAALASRKDARDAVVSARGAVKGWSGATAYNRGQVLYRVAEILEGRRAQFVDEIEQQTGVSASVAAAEVDESIDRWVWYAGWCDKFAQVAGNGNPVAGPYFNISVPEPTGVVGVVAPQDTALVGLVSAIAPALVTGNAVVVVASQRYPLSAISLAEVLATSDVPGGVVNVLTGSPAEIAPWLASHPDVHALDLVGAGDLDWVDLQIAAADTLTRVLPPENGTDAAAPSLARITAFTETKTVWHPKSLV